A genomic segment from Melospiza melodia melodia isolate bMelMel2 unplaced genomic scaffold, bMelMel2.pri scaffold_383, whole genome shotgun sequence encodes:
- the LOC134434544 gene encoding LOW QUALITY PROTEIN: myc-associated zinc finger protein-like (The sequence of the model RefSeq protein was modified relative to this genomic sequence to represent the inferred CDS: deleted 4 bases in 4 codons): MTSSPATSPPVTSSPVTSSSSSRKGKGAPYVCGLCAKEFKNGYNLRRHQATHGVPNAANATKRAPRPSPTLLPLPQELLDAPQGEEGAAGGGGDDGDAAAKRTAASASARKSHACDTCGKAFRDVYHLKRHRLSHTDERPFQCPVCQQRFKRKDRNGDRMASHVRSHQGHVHKPYACGHCGKSFSRPDHLNSHVRQVHSTERPFKCQTCEAAFATRDRLRAHAVRHEDKVPCHVCGKLLSAAYVSDHLRVQRPRPPRAGHAQRWGRGRRGKGEGAGGSGCPAPSPSPAPAPPPPLDGTPGGSQGW; this comes from the exons ATGACGTCATCGCCGGCCACCTCGCCGCCGGTGACGTCATCGCCGGTgacgtcgtcgtcgtcgtcgcggAAGGGCAAGGGCGCCCCGTACGTGTGCGGGCTGTGCGCCAAGGAGTTCAAG AACGGCTACAACCTGCGGCGCCACCAGGCC ACGCACGGCGTCCCCAACGCCGCCAACGCCACCAAGCgcgccccccgcccctcccccaccctgcTGCCCCTCCCCCAGGAGCTCCTGGACGCCCCCCAGGGCGAGGagggcgcggcgggcggcggcggcgacgATGGCGACGCGGCGGCCAAGAGGACGGCGGCGTCGGCGTCGGCGAGGAAGAGCCACGCGTGCGACACGTGCGGGAAGGCGTTCCGCGACGTGTACCACCTGAAGCGGCACCGGCTGTCGCACACGGACGAGAGGCCCTTCCAGTGCCCCGTGTGCCAGCAGCGCTTCAAGCGCAAGGACAGGAATGGC GACAGGATGGCGTCGCACGTGCGCTCCCACCAGGGCCACGTGCACAAGCCCTACGCCTGCGGGCACTGCGGCAAGAGCTTCTCCAG GCCGGATCACCTCAACAGCCACGTCCGGCAGGTTCACTCCACCGAGCGGCCCTTCAAGTGCCAG ACGTGCGAGGCGGCGTTCGCCACGCGTGACCGGCTGCGCGCCCAC GCCGTGCGCCACGAGGACAAGGTGCCGTGCCACGTCTGCGGGAAGCTGCTGAGCGCCGCC TACGTCAGCGACCACCTGCGGGTGCaacggccccgccccccgcgggcAGGCCACGCCCAGAggtgggggcggggccggcggggcaaGGGGGAGGGGGCCGGTG GTTCCGGctgccccgccccctccccaagccccgcccccgcccctcccccacccctggACGGGACCCCcgggggcagccagggctggtga